The genomic region CGCATTTTCTTCGATCAACTATATATCTCTCTAAGATCTGTATATACATACATAACAAGACAAAGaggagaaaaaaagagagaaagaggacaTCGGGAACATGTCTGATTGGGGACCAGTTTTTGTCGCGGTGACGCTTTTCGTGTTGCTAACTCCGGGGCTGCTGATTCAAATTCCAGGGAGAAACCGAGTAGTTGAATTTGGAACATTTCAGACAAGTGGTGTTTCGGTTATTGTTCATACCCTAGTCTACTTCACTCTTGTTTGTATTCTCTTGATTGCTATCCAAGTTCACATGTATATTGCCTAAtcgaataaaataaaataaaacatctcCATTTTTGTTCTAGCGTTACTTTAGAATTATTTCATTTGAATTGTGTGGCGTTAACTGTTTTGTTTGGTACAAGTAACTAAGTGGTCTCAAAGCTACTAGAGTATTATTTTACTTGACTTGcgtgtaatatttttttttcaaatgggAGTGTATGTAATTCATATCGACATATGTATGTAGAAATGTTAAAGTTATatgatactccctctgtttttaaaacatacatattttaaacttttcacatatattaagaaaattcattaaatatgcattgttttttgtgaataacaatttttcataatttttagccaatagaaattcaataaacaccattatttttttgaaacttacaatttttcataaaatcatacattaaaaagataaaaaatgtatctttttgaaacaatttttttttccagaacatacatcttataggaacggagggagtatacaTCGTTCCATCTGATTCTTCATTTTCATTACGGTTTCCATTTTTGTATGAATTATTGAtagaaatttaaacaaaaattactGGATAATTCAATTTGATCTAGCTATGCATGTGGGGCTCACCCATAAGAAATTATTCACTGATCAacctaaaaattattttaagtgGGTGGAAAATCTTTTTAtagtgatttttgttaaaaaaaacacacaaaatagtCATCACAGTTTCATACTATTTTTTTCTACTGTAGTTCCGTTTCTTCTCTAATATCTCTCCCTTTTATCTTCTTCCAACATTCAAGCATTTATGATTACTAGTACTAGGtccttgtccgcgctacgcgcagatagtatattgatttttttcatatttttgtactattatgtcaattgtttatttttataaaatgttatgtttttactgtaaatttggaattaaaaatctaatttttccttactgtaaagtaagttatttttttttaatcttaccACAACACATTATACACGAAGAAAATAATtggtctttatattcttatttggtgtaatattaaaatttttgatagtttgtttaaatagttttttttaaattatatattttatgattaattttcgtgactatattctataattgtctaaaattttttttttgtcccatatagacatccacataaatatggacttctgataaatttgttcattgTGATATTTAGTTTCACTTTCAACCTTATTCTCTTTTTTGGCACCCTCATGCTAGCTTGTGGGGCTAGCCAACTTGGTGCAAAAGGATTTACAAAAGCATATCGAGATGCGCGTGATCAGACACCTTTTGCTAGGCTATTTGtacggaattttaaagatctaggAATATAAGCAATAGAAAGTTCAGAAAATTCTTTGGATACAGCCTGTATTTCGTCGAGCTCCGAGTCCAACGCAGGCTAATCTTCCTCCTTTTGAATGATTATAACCAGTTGTTCACAGTCGATTGAAAAACCATCTCTATGTGTCCAAACTTCAGTATCACTTGCATTGCCCATAGTAAACCTTCAGCTTCCGCTTGCAGTGGTGATTTGGTGTGTGTATATCGGTCCTTGCTCCAAACAGCATTGGAAAGTCACCATCCATTAACACAAAGCCAAGTCCAGATATGTCTCTTTCATTTATCCAGGATGTCTAGCAGGAGCGTTTCTTTACGGAGGAACAGTTGTGTCCGTTACCTCAACTCCCATATCAATCTCCATAATCTTATCTATACGTTGAGCTATCCTCCATAATCGtgataaaagttaaaaagatacaaaaaattataattaaatattattcaagaaaaaaatatttatataaatatattttctatactatttctaagatatgagtgttttaaaaaatttaacacgaGATTATGCTTATGAGAGAGTGGCTCGGGAGTAGGCTAGGAGATGGGTCTAATGGGCTCCgaattgttgaatttttttttaattgcaagCCCACTTCGTGATGACTTGACATATTGATTGGTCCTAAATATTTGTGCACATGTGGATATGTTTAGGAAGCAATGATTTAGctttttttatatagtaggatttaaaaatatcaaactaAATTGGTCACTGTTAGgaggttatattttttttatcaaacggAGGCAAAGACTAAAATCTCAAGAAAATGATTCGACttggatttttttcaaaaaaaaaaaatgattcgacttggattttgatattttgtatagtaAAGCAACATTTTCCAACCGACAGCAAATTGATTGAACACCCTGCATTTATTATTTACCCAATCAGATTACAAAGATGATAATTATGAATTACTGGTCTGCAGTTTAATTTAATCAATCATACAAACCATAGTTAGTAGAAAATAGCTCTAAGAAAAAGAAAGTGGAGATTAGGTTGAGAAATAATACATCAGATTTATGGTGAATACTAACAGAAGATGATAATCCATATTCGTGTAGTTCTTATGACCAAGCAAATACTTGCTTGATTCGATTTAATTCTCATTAGttatcaaatataaaagttcatatttaaataaataagggTATTCATCTTTACAAATTTGGAATAAGAATATGATAACATTTTTATTGCTTTGATGGTACTATATAATTAATAACTTAACTACCAAGTAACTTATAAATTAGAAAAGAGTCATTACGTGGAGGAGTGTGAAGTCGGTCCACTACATCTACCAGTCAGAGACCAAATATATTCGATTTAAAAAGGTGTATTATacagtatatttttaaaataacgcCCCTTTTTCAGTCTTTtactttaagaaaaaaaaaagacgattAAACTAAGCATTTTTCGTGCTCTCCTAATTTGGTTCTTAACTCATggatttgatttttgttttatatttttcggCTGAGAACTGGctcttatcttttatttaaaaaacatttttttaattaaatattaaaaaatagtcCTACACTAAGAACCTAAATTAATCATAGTCTTTGttctttaaattactgataaccacgagattattatttaaataaaacaattaaacaaacCATCCCATTCTCTTATCTCCTCTCCAGCTTCTCTTCAGTCTCCTCCGGTCCTTTTCTAAAGGCGTAACCTTTTTCACTTTTAACGGCAACCAATGGCGGATTGGGCTCCGGTTCTCGTTGGAGTTGTCCTTTTCGTAATCCTCTCTCCGGGACTTCTCTTCTCAATACCCGGAAACAACCGAGGGGTAGACTTCGGTAACCTTAAAACCAATGGAAAAGCCATAGCTGTTCACACTCTCATCTTCTTCGCCATTTACTCCATTTTGATCCTCGCCGTTAATCTCCACATCTACGCCGGTTGATCTGTTCtaggcctctctctctctcttttttgttgcTTAAATGAATAAATGTGTAACTCATTTTAAAAACAGGTCTAGAAACTCTGTAATAAGGGTTCTTTATATACCTTAAATCTATAGTTTTTCTTCTGACgttgtaacaaatagatttggTGAAAAGGGTTATGTTGTACTTGTATTGTTACTTCAGTTTGcctctttttaatatattttgtactCTTTCACTCTGTTAATCAAATCAGCTCAAATTCAGACAAAAGTTGCTAAGTTTTGTGGTCCTGCTATAAACTTTGTCGGAAAGGAGGAATATCAGAGAAATTTGTACATTACATTAGAGTTTGCAATAAACCTCCCTTCATTTTGTTACATTTATACATGATATAAGAAGAGTAGAGATCAGAAATGGATGTGAACTTGTATAGCTACCACCAAGATCGTGAAAATACAGAAGTATATAACTGCGTGAACCAAAATGGCTATACCGCTCGTGCTCATGTTCCCGAACTCCATCACTCTCGTTCTCGCTGGAATCTGAAACAGTAGTCCTGGTGATAGTAGGATGAACAGAGACACCGCTACAATCACCGTTCCCCAGTCCGTGCTCATTGAAGACGGCtcaagtgtgtgtgtgtgtgaatagACTATAGAGTGTTTGTTCTTTTGCAGATGAAGATGGAGACAA from Brassica napus cultivar Da-Ae unplaced genomic scaffold, Da-Ae ScsIHWf_158;HRSCAF=287, whole genome shotgun sequence harbors:
- the LOC125597963 gene encoding uncharacterized protein LOC125597963, with the protein product MSDWGPVFVAVTLFVLLTPGLLIQIPGRNRVVEFGTFQTSGVSVIVHTLVYFTLVCILLIAIQVHMYIA
- the LOC125597962 gene encoding uncharacterized protein LOC125597962, which translates into the protein MSTDWGTVIVAVSLFILLSPGLLFQIPARTRVMEFGNMSTSGIAILVHAVIYFCIFTILVVAIQVHIHF